A single genomic interval of Helicoverpa armigera isolate CAAS_96S chromosome 13, ASM3070526v1, whole genome shotgun sequence harbors:
- the LOC110370706 gene encoding protein fuzzy homolog produces the protein MSVVVIAVATESGVPIFSRKRGNNESVQFSTIASLHGINMFSKCHNLSMINTQVDNGAILWKEYCKSVTLIGIATGGLECDLELLLSCVHDAMVFCIGKKDLEALKNIDQIKRDLRQCYPILDYLLESLDPNALSSPLPTLVLDLIQSILCPQTQQLQQALDHYAESVTGRWACLIIHGHLVATSSDFCELDPREARLMLLLAAAQDGAPLRDTPVYLPQMSPNVAFRAVTCKLLADVYILVVCGATPALSQIDEIVLQCWEGYASIIKEAKLGYPRNFPMSLTFEPCVLGVLVININKRRCVFSRHLHPSNQKGRGMSGAHRMDILRTFYVTSARDLAPELKLKDDIGIKEDIGNMCETYWCSEYHKCHAQRSGNILCCTLYASNVQMHTIRLITNQILQDISTNKDVYW, from the exons ATGTCTGTGGTCGTTATTGCTGTTGCAACAGAAAGTGGCGTGCCCATATTTTCAAGAAAACGCGGTAATAATGAAAGT GTCCAATTTTCTACCATTGCTTCCCTCCACGGCATTAATATGTTCAGTAAATGCCACAATTTATCTATGATCAACACACAAGTCGACAACGGTGCTATTTTGTGGAAAGAATATTGTaaaag tGTAACATTAATTGGCATTGCAACTGGAGGGCTGGAATGTGATTTGGAACTTCTCTTGTCCTGCGTCCACGATGCCATGGTGTTCTGCATTGGAAAGAAGGATCTAGAAGCTTTAAAGAACATTGACCAAATTAAAAGGGATTTGAGACAGTGCTATCCAATATTGGATTATTTGTTGGAATCTTTAGATCCTAATGCACTGTCTAGTCCGCTGCCGACTTTGGTCTTGGACTTGATACAAAGTATTTTGTGTCCACAAACACAGCAATTAcag caagcTTTAGACCACTACGCAGAAAGTGTGACAGGCAGATGGGCTTGTTTAATCATTCATGGGCACTTAGTCGCAACCAGTTCAGATTTCTGTGAGCTTGACCCGAGAGAGGCCCGGTTAATGCTGTTGCTTGCTGCAGCTCAGGATGGTGCACCACTGAGAGATACTCCTGTATATTTACCACAGATGAGTCCTAAT GTGGCTTTCAGAGCTGTCACATGTAAACTTTTGGCAGATGTTTACATTTTGGTAGTATGTGGGGCAACTCCCGCTTTATCACAGATAGATGAAATAGTCCTGCAATGCTGGGAGGGTTATGCATCAATTATCAAAGAAGCTAAACTTGGATACCCTAGAAATTTTCCTATGAGTTTGACTTTTGAGCCATGCGTTTTagg GGTCCTGGTAATCAATATAAATAAGCGACGCTGTGTATTTTCACGGCACCTACACCCATCTAATCAGAAAGGTCGAGGTATGTCGGGAGCTCATAGAATGGACATATTGAGGACTTTTTACGTGACTTCGGCAAGGGATTTAGCACCTGAATTGAAACTCAAAGACGATATAG GGATAAAGGAGGATATAGGAAATATGTGTGAAACATACTGGTGCTCTGAATATCACAAATGTCATGCACAGCGATCTGGCAACATTTTGTGTTGCACTCTTTATGCATCAAATGTACAAATGCACACAATCAG ATTAATAACGAATCAAATACTTCAAGATATAAGTACCAACAAAGATGTTTATTGGTGA